GCGACTGGCGGGACTGAGCGCCGCCCGATCATCGGGGCCGGGGACCATCGGGGCCGGGCCCCGCACGAGGTATGTCGCGGGAACCGCCGCACCCCCGGTCGCCCGGGGGGCGGGACGACGGCGGTCCCCGCGAGGGACGCGGTCCGGGTCAGGGCCGGTTGCCCGCGTCCGGGCGACGGTGGAGGTCCGGGAGCCGCTCCGTAGTCCGGTGTCGCCGTTCTGGGTGCCGGCGGGTTTCCCTGCCGACACCCACCAATGTGCCGGAGCCGTGTTAAGCGGGTGCTGCGCGGACGTGACGCGCTCGTACCGTTTTCGCGAAGACCCGCCGCCGGGCCGCCGGGCACCGCGACGGGGCTGCTTCCGGCCCGTCGGGCGCCTCGCGTCCAGGCCCTGCGCCCGGCCCGCCAGGCGCCTCGTCGGGGCCCTGCTTCCGGCCCGTCAGGCGCCCGGGCCGGGGCCCGCTTCCGGCCCGTCAGGGGCCGGAGCGGACCCTCCACCGACGCGTCAGGACTTCGCCGTGCCCGCGTCCTTGGCGAGGAACGCCAGCAGGTCCTGCCGGCTCACGACACCCTTGGGCTTGCCCTCGACGAGCACGATCGCCGCGTCGGCGCCGTCCGTGCCGCTGAGCACGGCCATCAGGTCCTCGACCGGTTCGCCGGAGCCGACCTGCGGCAGCGGGGCCGACATGTGCTTCTCCAGCGGGTCGGTCAGCGAGGCGCGCTGGGTGAACAGCGCGTCCAGCAGCTGCCGCTCCACGACCGATCCGATGACCTCGGCGGCCATCACGTCCGGGTGACCGGCGCCCGGCTTCACGATCGGCATCTGGGAGACGCCGTACTCGCGGAGCACATCGATGGCGTCGCCGACCGTCTCCTCCGGGTGCATGTGGACGAGGGAGGGCATCGGGCCCTCCTTGAAGTCCAGGACCGCGCCGACGTTGGCGGAGGTGCCGGTGTTCTCCAGGAAGCCGTAGTCGGCCATCCACTCGTCGTTGAAGATCTTGCTCAGGTAGCCGCGCCCGCTGTCGGGCAGCAGCACCACGACGACGTCCTCGGGGCCGAGCCGCCTGGCGACCTCCAGGGCACCGACGACCGCCATGCCGCAGGAGCCGCCGACGAGCAGCCCCTCCTCCTTGGCGAGCCGCCGCGTCATCTGGAAGGAGTCCTTGTCGGACACCGCGACGATCTCGTCGGTGACGTTCCGGTCGTAGGCGCTGGGCCAGAAGTCCTCGCCGACGCCCTCGACCAGATACGGCCGCCCGGAGCCGCCGGAGTAGACCGAGCCCTCCGGGTCCGCGCCGATGACCTGGACCGCGCCCTCGCTGATCTCCTTGAGGTAGCGCCCGGTGCCGCTGATCGTGCCGCCGGTGCCGACGCCCGCGACGAAGTGGGTGATCTTCCCCTCCGTCTGCTCCCACAGTTCGGGGCCGGTGGTCTCGTAGTG
The nucleotide sequence above comes from Streptomyces sp. NBC_01116. Encoded proteins:
- a CDS encoding cystathionine beta-synthase is translated as MQFHDSMISLVGNTPLVRLRNVTAGIQATVLAKVEYFNPGGSVKDRIALRMIEAAEQSGELKPGGTIVEPTSGNTGVGLAIVAQQKGYKCIFVCPDKVSTDKINVLRAYGAEVVVCPTAVDPEHPDSYYNVSDRLVTETPGAWKPDQYSNPNNPRSHYETTGPELWEQTEGKITHFVAGVGTGGTISGTGRYLKEISEGAVQVIGADPEGSVYSGGSGRPYLVEGVGEDFWPSAYDRNVTDEIVAVSDKDSFQMTRRLAKEEGLLVGGSCGMAVVGALEVARRLGPEDVVVVLLPDSGRGYLSKIFNDEWMADYGFLENTGTSANVGAVLDFKEGPMPSLVHMHPEETVGDAIDVLREYGVSQMPIVKPGAGHPDVMAAEVIGSVVERQLLDALFTQRASLTDPLEKHMSAPLPQVGSGEPVEDLMAVLSGTDGADAAIVLVEGKPKGVVSRQDLLAFLAKDAGTAKS